In Lysinibacillus sp. FSL M8-0337, the following proteins share a genomic window:
- a CDS encoding GGDEF domain-containing protein, whose amino-acid sequence MTIETKLNAVSWLMIEASFYQQKVVKLPYILKEKTAYNMMTDMVLFQTEGKEPMGVLLVEATDTWTDFMTSDYGEECVETLTKVLQMLIENLEVKLNEDQYRKLYNMTDLFHSTMDIDLILENVLKNIRDNFPEFNVELILSNDQDRHTTIDIKLFDYLSERPATIEAFVSGELTTELAGDLNCRLLNAPIKGRQAIYGILQVSAPTTYLFSATEKDFVRMLAQASGNALENAKLYHQSHRLVSDLQLINETSHRLNMRIDINEMLLFLQKQLMKSFQPMEVCFAFKDHATYEVTDASTSLFKSEEGNTYIRHVEQHFEHTNDPLFIADFSRLTPNQIEYRSIMAIPILMEEKINGFSIVLHKEPYFFSFDSFKLMQSLIHHSSLAIANSILRNQLQEMVDRDHLTKLYARSYLDQYVEKSLKKDQSGMFLLIDIDNFKRINDTYGHQTGDKILVQIAVKLEETIGASGICARWGGEEMSVYVPNVGEQEAIELASTIVEVIPNATDPKVTISAGLITWDQYYRPAFQAVFLHADTALYEAKNNGKNRFCIHDRTLQTNA is encoded by the coding sequence TTGACAATCGAAACAAAACTAAATGCTGTGTCATGGCTAATGATAGAAGCTAGCTTTTACCAACAGAAAGTTGTAAAGCTTCCTTATATACTAAAAGAAAAAACAGCCTATAATATGATGACAGATATGGTGCTTTTCCAGACGGAGGGCAAAGAGCCTATGGGTGTGTTACTTGTTGAAGCCACCGATACTTGGACGGACTTTATGACTTCGGATTACGGTGAAGAGTGTGTAGAAACGCTTACAAAAGTTTTACAAATGCTGATTGAAAATCTCGAAGTAAAGTTGAATGAAGACCAATATAGAAAACTTTATAACATGACCGATTTATTTCACTCAACAATGGATATTGATTTGATTTTAGAAAACGTTTTAAAAAATATTCGTGATAATTTTCCAGAATTTAATGTGGAACTTATATTATCTAACGATCAAGATCGCCATACGACTATTGATATTAAACTTTTTGATTATTTGTCTGAAAGACCGGCTACAATCGAAGCTTTTGTATCAGGAGAGTTGACTACTGAACTAGCTGGAGACTTGAATTGTCGTTTATTAAATGCCCCTATAAAAGGGAGACAAGCTATTTATGGCATTTTGCAAGTGAGTGCACCAACCACATATCTTTTTTCAGCAACGGAAAAAGACTTTGTGCGCATGTTAGCACAAGCATCTGGAAATGCGCTAGAAAATGCAAAATTATATCATCAATCGCATCGCCTCGTAAGTGACTTACAACTCATCAATGAAACATCGCATCGATTAAATATGCGCATTGATATTAATGAAATGTTACTTTTCCTACAAAAACAATTAATGAAGTCTTTCCAACCAATGGAAGTTTGTTTCGCTTTTAAAGATCATGCTACCTATGAAGTGACAGATGCTAGTACATCGTTATTTAAATCAGAAGAAGGCAATACTTATATTAGACATGTTGAACAACATTTTGAGCATACAAATGATCCACTCTTTATAGCAGATTTTAGCCGATTAACCCCAAATCAAATAGAATATCGTTCAATTATGGCGATTCCTATCTTAATGGAGGAAAAAATAAATGGCTTTAGTATCGTACTGCACAAAGAACCTTATTTCTTTTCATTTGATAGCTTTAAACTAATGCAATCTTTAATCCATCATTCTTCGTTAGCAATTGCCAACTCGATTTTACGAAATCAGCTACAAGAAATGGTTGACCGTGATCATTTAACAAAATTATATGCACGCAGTTATTTAGATCAATATGTAGAAAAATCTTTGAAAAAAGATCAATCAGGTATGTTCTTGCTTATTGACATTGACAATTTTAAACGCATTAATGATACCTACGGCCATCAAACAGGCGATAAGATTCTTGTGCAAATTGCCGTGAAACTAGAAGAAACAATAGGTGCAAGCGGTATTTGTGCTCGCTGGGGTGGAGAAGAAATGTCGGTGTATGTACCAAATGTTGGTGAGCAAGAGGCAATTGAACTAGCTTCAACAATAGTTGAAGTCATTCCGAATGCCACTGACCCTAAAGTAACGATTTCAGCGGGTCTTATAACATGGGATCAATACTATCGACCAGCTTTTCAAGCGGTTTTTCTACACGCCGATACAGCTTTATATGAAGCGAAAAACAATGGCAAAAATAGATTTTGTATCCATGATCGGACGTTACAAACAAATGCATAA
- the thiD gene encoding bifunctional hydroxymethylpyrimidine kinase/phosphomethylpyrimidine kinase: MHIVTTIAGSDSGGGAGIQADLKTFQELDVFGTSVITALTAQNTQGVMDVLPIEQAFINKQFHALLEDFPISAIKTGMLFSSDIIRTIALAMTNLTIPLIVDPVMIAKGGETLLQQEAVEALRNNLLPLATIVTPNIPEAETLTARKIETVSDIRLAAQSLLQLGVQCVIIKGGHLANEDFAVDYVFFKDGKSFSMQTSRIATKNTHGTGCTFSAALTAFIGRQMPIEQAIIEAKKFIQLAITHNLSIGHGNGPTNHFAYQKFKESCEVIIGETQ; encoded by the coding sequence ATGCACATTGTTACAACAATAGCGGGCTCTGATAGCGGTGGCGGTGCAGGTATCCAAGCGGATTTAAAAACATTTCAAGAATTAGATGTATTCGGAACGTCCGTAATTACAGCTTTAACTGCCCAAAACACACAAGGTGTCATGGATGTGCTACCAATTGAACAAGCCTTTATAAATAAACAATTTCATGCTCTCTTAGAGGATTTTCCAATTAGTGCCATTAAGACTGGCATGCTTTTTTCCTCTGATATTATTCGTACAATTGCGCTAGCTATGACGAATTTAACCATCCCTCTTATTGTTGATCCTGTCATGATTGCAAAGGGCGGTGAAACTTTATTACAACAAGAGGCTGTTGAGGCATTAAGAAACAATTTATTACCACTTGCCACGATTGTAACGCCGAATATACCAGAAGCTGAAACATTAACTGCAAGAAAAATCGAAACCGTGTCTGACATTCGACTTGCGGCGCAATCGTTATTACAGCTAGGTGTTCAATGCGTGATTATCAAAGGTGGTCATCTAGCGAACGAAGATTTTGCTGTAGATTATGTGTTTTTTAAAGATGGCAAATCATTCTCAATGCAGACTAGTCGAATTGCGACGAAAAATACACACGGGACAGGGTGTACATTTTCTGCCGCATTAACAGCTTTTATCGGCCGTCAAATGCCGATAGAGCAAGCCATTATTGAGGCTAAGAAATTCATTCAATTAGCCATTACTCATAACTTATCAATTGGTCATGGCAATGGACCAACCAATCATTTTGCTTACCAAAAATTCAAAGAAAGTTGCGAGGTGATCATAGGTGAAACGCAGTGA
- a CDS encoding GAF domain-containing protein, protein MFTQINYEGSIADQYKTLAKQLDALLTGETDRIANLGNASALLNQFLTDINWVGFYLLQEDELVLGPFQGLPACVRIPIGRGVCGTAVTTKETLVVKDVHAFPGHIACDAASQSEIVIPLIRQEKVIGVLDIDSPIKNRFSQEDQAGLEHFVETLLLHI, encoded by the coding sequence ATGTTTACACAAATTAATTACGAAGGATCTATTGCCGATCAATACAAGACATTAGCAAAACAATTAGATGCATTACTCACTGGCGAAACCGATCGTATTGCCAATTTAGGCAACGCATCTGCTTTGCTTAATCAATTTCTTACAGACATTAACTGGGTTGGCTTTTACCTTTTACAAGAGGATGAACTAGTTTTAGGACCATTTCAAGGCTTACCTGCTTGCGTAAGAATTCCAATTGGTCGCGGTGTATGTGGAACAGCTGTAACAACAAAAGAGACACTTGTCGTAAAAGATGTTCACGCATTTCCAGGGCATATTGCGTGCGATGCTGCCTCTCAATCTGAAATTGTCATTCCACTTATTCGACAAGAGAAGGTAATTGGCGTTCTTGATATTGATAGCCCTATTAAAAATCGCTTTTCACAGGAAGATCAAGCTGGCTTAGAACATTTTGTCGAAACACTATTGCTTCATATTTAA
- the thiM gene encoding hydroxyethylthiazole kinase — protein sequence MIFQTIRKKQPLIHCITNYVVANFQANGLLAIGASPVMADDPQEVEEMVSIASALLVNIGTLTTRTKESMLLAGKKANALGVPVILDPVAAGATAYRKQTVLQLLDTIHFAVIRCNVGELAAIANVQWQQKGVDSGTGSISVEDKAKEIAKKYNCIVIVTGEKDFITDGNLAQWIVGGHTRMTEVTGTGCLLSAICCAAYIAGNEPFSQLCDTLTSYKKIAENAHSAAPYNGDFAVAVLNELHRLSQDGDS from the coding sequence ATGATTTTTCAAACGATTCGTAAAAAACAACCGTTGATTCACTGCATAACCAATTATGTAGTGGCAAATTTTCAAGCAAATGGCTTACTAGCCATTGGTGCATCACCGGTAATGGCGGATGATCCGCAGGAAGTCGAAGAAATGGTATCCATCGCATCAGCGTTATTGGTAAATATAGGAACGCTTACTACACGCACAAAAGAGTCGATGTTACTTGCAGGAAAAAAAGCGAATGCCCTTGGTGTACCAGTAATTTTGGACCCAGTAGCCGCTGGCGCTACAGCATACCGCAAACAAACGGTACTACAGTTATTAGACACAATTCATTTTGCTGTTATCCGCTGTAATGTTGGCGAACTTGCCGCGATTGCTAATGTACAATGGCAACAAAAAGGCGTTGATAGTGGTACTGGTTCCATTTCTGTTGAGGATAAAGCAAAAGAAATAGCAAAAAAATATAATTGCATCGTGATTGTAACGGGTGAAAAAGATTTCATAACCGATGGGAACCTTGCGCAATGGATTGTTGGTGGTCATACTCGAATGACAGAAGTGACAGGTACTGGCTGTTTATTAAGTGCCATTTGTTGTGCTGCTTATATTGCGGGTAATGAGCCTTTTTCCCAATTATGTGATACATTAACGAGCTATAAAAAAATTGCTGAAAATGCTCATTCAGCTGCTCCTTATAATGGAGATTTCGCAGTAGCTGTCTTAAATGAATTGCATCGTTTATCTCAGGATGGTGATAGTTAA
- a CDS encoding cysteine desulfurase family protein — protein sequence MKVNTIYLDNSATTKPYQEVMQTFMAVNEQYYANPASIHAMGVESNALLMRAREQVADILKTEAKNVLFTSGGTESNNTAILGLARANTHKGKHVLTTEIEHLSVLESVKQLEKEGFEIDYLRVNKQGVISLDELRAKIRKDTILVSMMHVNNEMGAIQPIFEAAAIVHSESRAAFHVDAVQSFGKLPLTFKGEDGPDCITISGHKIHGFKGSGVLAFRKQMQWQPYALGGGQEFGLRSGTVAVPQAVALAKAARMAVETMKDRSNNYRNWQQQLRTALAHFGDMVHIISTPACAAHILSFSVRDIKGEVLINALQKHGVIVSTSSACSSKQTKTSHVVEALNIDEHFKKGVIRISFGAHVTSDDIAQLIQVINTVLKELKGERL from the coding sequence ATGAAAGTTAATACAATTTATCTTGATAATAGTGCTACAACAAAGCCTTATCAAGAAGTGATGCAAACATTTATGGCAGTAAATGAGCAATATTATGCAAATCCTGCATCAATCCATGCCATGGGTGTAGAATCAAATGCATTATTAATGCGTGCACGGGAGCAAGTAGCAGATATTTTGAAGACTGAAGCAAAAAATGTGCTATTTACTTCAGGTGGAACCGAATCGAATAATACAGCTATTTTAGGTTTAGCACGCGCTAATACGCATAAAGGGAAACATGTTTTAACAACGGAAATTGAGCATCTTTCTGTGTTAGAGTCAGTCAAACAGCTTGAAAAGGAAGGCTTTGAAATAGACTATTTACGTGTCAATAAACAAGGCGTTATTTCATTAGATGAGTTAAGAGCTAAAATACGTAAAGATACGATATTGGTTAGCATGATGCATGTCAATAATGAAATGGGCGCAATTCAACCTATTTTTGAAGCGGCTGCTATCGTCCATTCAGAAAGTAGAGCGGCATTTCATGTGGATGCAGTTCAAAGCTTTGGAAAACTGCCATTAACGTTTAAAGGGGAAGATGGGCCAGATTGTATTACGATTTCTGGACATAAAATACACGGATTTAAAGGTTCGGGTGTTTTAGCTTTTCGTAAGCAAATGCAATGGCAACCTTATGCTTTAGGTGGTGGACAGGAATTCGGCTTACGTAGTGGCACAGTAGCTGTACCTCAAGCGGTAGCATTGGCAAAAGCGGCTCGTATGGCAGTCGAAACAATGAAAGACCGTTCTAACAACTACCGTAATTGGCAACAGCAACTACGTACAGCGTTAGCACATTTTGGTGATATGGTGCATATCATCTCTACTCCAGCGTGTGCAGCTCATATTTTATCGTTTAGTGTACGTGATATAAAAGGTGAGGTACTTATCAATGCTTTGCAAAAACATGGCGTGATTGTTTCGACTTCCAGTGCTTGTTCTTCCAAACAAACAAAGACAAGCCATGTTGTCGAAGCCTTAAATATTGATGAACATTTTAAAAAAGGTGTTATTCGTATTAGTTTTGGTGCACATGTAACATCAGACGATATAGCACAATTAATACAAGTTATCAATACAGTATTGAAGGAACTTAAAGGAGAACGATTATGA
- the thiE gene encoding thiamine phosphate synthase has protein sequence MKRSDLQLYFIMGTANAKIKQPLAILEEALQAGITMFQFREKGIDALTNEDYEHFARQCQKRCRHYNVPFIVNDDIELALKLKADGIHIGQDDFPISLVREKIGAEIILGVSVHTADELHIAIENGADYVGIGPIFATTSKNDAKAPSGTEFLQQARRHYPELPIVAIGGINCQNAETVFKAGADGVAVISAICDSHNIHQTVETFKSY, from the coding sequence GTGAAACGCAGTGATTTGCAGCTTTATTTTATAATGGGCACAGCGAATGCCAAAATCAAACAACCATTAGCAATACTAGAGGAAGCATTGCAAGCTGGCATTACGATGTTCCAATTCCGAGAAAAAGGAATAGATGCACTGACAAATGAAGATTATGAACATTTTGCCCGTCAATGCCAAAAACGATGTCGTCACTACAATGTTCCATTTATCGTAAATGATGATATTGAGCTTGCTTTAAAACTCAAGGCAGACGGTATTCATATTGGACAAGATGATTTTCCCATCTCATTAGTACGAGAAAAAATTGGTGCGGAAATAATACTTGGTGTTTCGGTTCATACAGCGGATGAATTACACATCGCTATAGAAAATGGAGCAGATTATGTAGGTATTGGTCCCATTTTTGCTACCACTTCTAAAAATGATGCCAAAGCGCCAAGTGGTACTGAATTTTTACAACAAGCACGTCGTCATTATCCCGAGTTGCCGATTGTAGCAATTGGTGGCATTAACTGTCAGAATGCAGAAACAGTATTCAAAGCTGGTGCAGACGGTGTAGCAGTTATTTCCGCTATTTGTGATAGTCATAATATTCACCAAACCGTAGAGACCTTTAAATCGTATTGA
- the hisJ gene encoding histidinol-phosphatase HisJ produces the protein MKRDGHIHSPYCPHGTSDSFTQYIEKAIAENFTDITFTEHAPLPSNFQDPTPEKDSGMRPDFLMPYLEDLQRLQKQYAQDIRIRIGLEIDYIVGFEQETRHFLDTYGHFLDDAILSVHFLQWQNTYECIDFSAESFINFAQKVGSVERLYHLYYDTVLQSIEADLGQYKPKRIGHPTLIHKFQLAHHQQVDDAGRIQEVLTTMQQKGYELDLNSAGLSKTYCQEPYPPIAFIDYSKTIGLPIVFGSDAHAAVDLHQHYKTIFPDK, from the coding sequence ATGAAAAGAGACGGGCACATCCATAGCCCCTATTGCCCACATGGGACATCTGATTCATTTACACAATATATTGAAAAAGCAATTGCTGAAAACTTTACGGATATTACATTTACAGAACATGCACCATTACCCTCTAATTTCCAAGACCCTACACCTGAAAAGGATAGTGGTATGCGCCCAGATTTTTTAATGCCTTATTTGGAAGACTTACAACGACTTCAAAAACAATATGCACAGGATATTCGCATTCGCATCGGTTTAGAAATCGACTATATTGTCGGCTTCGAGCAAGAAACACGTCATTTTCTTGATACATATGGACATTTTTTAGACGATGCCATTTTATCTGTTCATTTTTTACAATGGCAGAATACGTATGAATGCATTGATTTTTCTGCTGAAAGTTTTATAAATTTTGCCCAAAAAGTAGGTTCTGTTGAACGACTCTATCATTTATATTATGATACTGTCCTACAATCTATTGAAGCTGACTTAGGACAATACAAACCGAAGCGCATCGGGCATCCAACACTTATTCATAAATTTCAACTAGCCCATCATCAGCAAGTTGATGACGCTGGCCGCATCCAAGAAGTATTAACTACTATGCAGCAAAAAGGATATGAATTAGATTTAAATAGTGCTGGCTTAAGTAAAACATATTGTCAGGAACCCTATCCACCAATTGCCTTTATTGATTATAGTAAAACGATTGGTTTACCTATTGTTTTCGGTTCAGATGCTCATGCTGCTGTCGATTTACATCAGCATTATAAAACTATATTTCCAGACAAATAA
- a CDS encoding alpha/beta-type small acid-soluble spore protein, which translates to MTNNNSSNKLAVPGVQQALDQMKYEIAQEFGVQLGADASARANGSVGGEITKRLVQMAESQLKGMPKQ; encoded by the coding sequence ATGACAAACAACAACAGTTCAAACAAGCTTGCAGTACCTGGTGTACAACAAGCACTTGATCAAATGAAATACGAAATTGCACAAGAATTTGGTGTTCAATTAGGAGCTGACGCATCAGCTCGTGCTAACGGTTCCGTTGGTGGTGAAATCACTAAACGTCTTGTACAAATGGCAGAATCTCAATTAAAAGGTATGCCAAAACAATAA
- the rpsD gene encoding 30S ribosomal protein S4, which yields MSRYTGPSWKLSRRLGISLSGTGKEIEKRPYAPGQHGPNQRKKLSEYGLQLQEKQKLRHMYGMNERQFRTLFDRAGKMKGVHGENFMILLETRLDNLVYRLGLARTRRGARQLVNHGHILVDGKRVDIPSFSVKPGQTISLREKSQNLAVVTEAIEVNNFVPDYLTFDADKKEGTFTRLPERSELSAEINEAFIVEFYSR from the coding sequence ATGTCTCGTTATACAGGTCCATCTTGGAAATTATCACGTCGTCTTGGTATCTCACTAAGCGGTACTGGTAAAGAAATCGAAAAACGCCCTTACGCACCAGGTCAACACGGCCCGAACCAACGTAAAAAATTATCAGAATACGGTTTACAACTTCAAGAAAAACAAAAACTTCGTCACATGTACGGCATGAACGAACGTCAATTCCGTACGCTATTCGACCGCGCTGGTAAAATGAAAGGTGTTCACGGTGAAAACTTCATGATCCTTCTTGAAACTCGCCTTGACAACTTAGTTTACCGTTTAGGTTTAGCTCGCACTCGTCGTGGAGCTCGTCAATTAGTAAACCACGGTCATATCTTAGTAGACGGCAAACGCGTTGATATCCCATCATTCAGCGTTAAACCAGGTCAAACGATTTCTCTTCGTGAAAAATCTCAAAACCTTGCTGTAGTTACAGAAGCTATCGAAGTAAACAACTTCGTACCTGACTACTTAACTTTTGATGCAGATAAAAAAGAAGGTACATTCACTCGCCTTCCAGAGCGTTCTGAACTATCTGCTGAAATCAACGAAGCATTCATCGTAGAGTTCTACTCTCGTTAA
- the thiI gene encoding tRNA uracil 4-sulfurtransferase ThiI, producing the protein MIWKEILIRYGELSTKGRNKMDFIRRLRENIRYAFADLGHLHIRTERDRMFIAIEDEAQMNVLLAGLPKIFGIQSFSPVAACEKDMDAMKQLAITIMDTFKDQQLTFKVEVKRTDKTFPLDSHSIQREIGGYVLPQYQNLSVKVKHPDVELRVEVRHDSTYMMAQVIPGAGGMPVGSNGKSLLMLSGGIDSPVAGYLMMKRGVRLEAIHFFSPPYTSQNSLEKVKVLANELTKFGASIRLHVIPFTEIQVLIKDKVPSNVSMTTTRRMMLKVADKVREEINALAIVTGESLGQVASQTLESLTAINAVTNTPILRPLISNDKLEIIDIAEKIGTYETSIQPFEDCCTIFTPASPKTKPKLEKVEHYESFSDFDELIERAVKNREVYIFPKKEQPTDKFADLL; encoded by the coding sequence ATGATTTGGAAAGAAATTTTAATTCGTTATGGCGAACTATCGACAAAAGGACGTAATAAAATGGATTTTATCCGTCGTTTACGTGAAAATATTCGCTATGCATTTGCAGATTTAGGCCATTTACACATTCGCACAGAACGCGACCGAATGTTTATTGCCATTGAAGATGAGGCACAAATGAATGTTTTATTAGCAGGCTTACCGAAAATTTTTGGGATTCAATCATTTAGCCCAGTTGCTGCCTGTGAAAAAGATATGGATGCCATGAAACAACTTGCGATTACGATTATGGATACATTTAAAGATCAACAGCTAACATTTAAAGTTGAAGTGAAACGTACAGATAAAACATTCCCATTAGATTCTCACAGCATTCAGCGTGAAATTGGTGGGTATGTTTTACCGCAATATCAAAACTTATCAGTAAAAGTGAAACATCCAGATGTAGAATTACGAGTAGAGGTGCGCCACGATTCTACCTATATGATGGCGCAAGTGATTCCAGGCGCAGGTGGTATGCCAGTTGGCTCAAACGGCAAATCATTATTAATGCTGTCAGGCGGTATTGATAGTCCTGTTGCTGGGTATTTAATGATGAAACGTGGTGTACGTTTAGAAGCAATTCATTTCTTTAGCCCACCATATACAAGTCAAAATTCATTGGAAAAAGTAAAAGTGCTTGCAAATGAACTAACAAAATTTGGTGCAAGTATTCGCCTGCATGTTATTCCGTTTACAGAAATCCAAGTCCTTATTAAAGACAAAGTGCCGTCCAATGTGTCAATGACAACGACACGTCGCATGATGTTAAAGGTTGCAGATAAAGTGCGTGAGGAAATTAATGCACTTGCCATTGTTACAGGTGAAAGTCTTGGACAAGTAGCAAGCCAGACGCTAGAAAGTTTAACTGCGATTAATGCTGTAACGAATACACCAATTTTACGTCCGCTTATTTCTAATGATAAATTAGAAATTATTGATATTGCTGAAAAAATCGGCACATATGAAACGTCAATTCAGCCATTTGAGGATTGCTGTACAATTTTTACCCCAGCTAGTCCGAAAACAAAGCCAAAGCTTGAAAAAGTAGAGCATTATGAAAGCTTTTCTGATTTTGATGAACTAATCGAACGTGCTGTGAAAAACCGTGAAGTGTACATTTTCCCGAAAAAAGAACAGCCTACAGATAAATTTGCAGATCTTTTATAA
- the ezrA gene encoding septation ring formation regulator EzrA, with product MEYIIIPIILLLILAIVGLMMRRKHTTIIAQLENEKLQIQNNPINEEISKVKSLNMNGETEEMFERWRNSWDEVIDVHMTKIDSLLFDAEDQINRLRFKKATLIEREIEDYIRKCEKDKDKILEELNELIGSEEKNRIEIEQLKEYYRSARKTLLAHQHSFGVALPALEQKLEVFVQKFEEFDVLTSEGNYLQAREIVISLNNESQQTFEYINDVPTILTELQVKLPGAIQELRNGQREMEEQSYYLHHLELTEALDKLEVEFASLKEELAELKLTSVKPRVAEINEEIDHFYDLLEKEVIAKNYVDQNCERLLGSITNVISSTRLVSDEATFVQQSYHLNEKDAEIPKAALKQLEALQRRYDLLAMRVSEEKSAYSSLQEELIEISEELERIHEEQGHLSNTMKKLRIDENKARTQVDNLKKTLQETDRLLNKANIPGIPEEMDARLDEAAEHIYVVMQSLQEVPLNMGTVHNNLNAATLCVEDVHAKAHELIENVMLIERIIQYGNRHRATNPKLNARLKEAEEAFHQFRYAKALEEAGTAVEEMEPGALKRIEAIVAEEAFTKS from the coding sequence ATGGAGTATATCATCATTCCGATTATCCTACTATTAATTTTAGCCATAGTAGGATTAATGATGCGAAGAAAACATACAACAATTATTGCACAACTTGAAAATGAAAAATTACAAATACAAAACAATCCCATAAATGAAGAAATTTCTAAAGTTAAATCTTTAAATATGAATGGCGAAACAGAGGAAATGTTTGAACGGTGGCGTAATAGTTGGGATGAAGTCATCGACGTACATATGACAAAAATTGATTCGCTTTTATTCGATGCTGAAGACCAAATCAATCGTCTTCGTTTTAAAAAAGCAACGTTGATTGAGCGTGAAATAGAGGATTATATTCGTAAGTGTGAAAAAGATAAAGATAAAATCTTAGAAGAACTTAATGAATTAATTGGCAGCGAAGAAAAAAACCGTATTGAAATTGAACAATTAAAAGAATATTATCGATCAGCACGCAAAACACTGCTTGCACATCAGCACTCATTTGGCGTAGCTTTACCAGCACTTGAACAAAAGTTAGAAGTGTTTGTACAAAAATTTGAAGAATTTGATGTACTGACAAGCGAGGGCAATTATTTACAAGCCCGTGAAATAGTAATTAGTTTAAATAATGAATCCCAACAAACGTTTGAATATATTAATGATGTGCCAACTATTTTAACGGAACTACAAGTAAAATTACCAGGTGCGATTCAAGAATTACGCAATGGTCAGCGTGAAATGGAAGAACAATCTTACTACTTGCATCATTTAGAACTTACAGAGGCGTTGGACAAACTGGAAGTGGAGTTTGCTTCGTTAAAAGAGGAACTAGCAGAGCTGAAGTTAACATCTGTAAAACCCCGTGTTGCTGAAATAAATGAAGAAATAGACCATTTTTATGACTTACTTGAAAAAGAAGTGATTGCTAAAAACTATGTCGACCAAAATTGTGAGCGCTTATTAGGATCAATTACGAATGTTATTAGCTCCACTCGATTAGTAAGTGATGAAGCAACATTTGTCCAGCAAAGCTACCACTTGAATGAAAAAGATGCAGAAATTCCAAAAGCGGCGCTAAAACAATTAGAAGCATTACAACGTCGCTATGATTTATTGGCGATGCGTGTGTCGGAGGAAAAATCGGCCTATTCAAGCTTACAAGAGGAATTAATTGAAATTAGTGAAGAATTGGAGCGCATACACGAAGAGCAAGGGCATTTATCGAATACAATGAAAAAACTTCGCATTGATGAAAATAAGGCTCGGACACAAGTGGACAACTTGAAAAAAACGCTACAAGAAACAGATCGTCTGTTAAATAAGGCGAATATTCCAGGTATTCCTGAAGAGATGGATGCGCGATTAGATGAGGCAGCGGAGCATATTTACGTTGTGATGCAAAGTCTACAAGAAGTACCGCTCAATATGGGAACTGTCCATAATAACTTAAATGCAGCGACACTTTGTGTTGAAGATGTTCACGCGAAAGCACATGAATTGATTGAAAACGTCATGCTTATCGAACGTATTATTCAATATGGCAATCGCCACCGTGCAACAAATCCAAAGTTAAATGCTCGTTTAAAAGAAGCAGAAGAGGCATTTCATCAATTCCGTTATGCAAAGGCTTTAGAAGAAGCAGGGACTGCAGTAGAGGAAATGGAGCCAGGTGCTTTGAAACGCATTGAGGCCATTGTTGCCGAAGAAGCGTTTACAAAGTCATAA